A window of the Mucilaginibacter sp. cycad4 genome harbors these coding sequences:
- a CDS encoding ATP-dependent Clp protease ATP-binding subunit: MNIVNLGESVKTAVRVAQSLAKEYHHKEFGPAHLLKGLMHQEVGLKNLLQSIGKDTAYISDWAEVRIEDYSAALTVPDEMLGNTQVKQVFEEADNVRIKLGQDLITPVCVLIALIKPNVGFDANQLKSFPVKERELLDIYLSNEEVNHAVNPSAGTGDNDNAPKQTTALLKYCVDRTSLAKQGKVDPIIGRERETRMVMEILSRRTKPNVMITGDAGVGKTALVDGFALNIVNGQVPASLKNVQLFELDLGSLIAGASYKGEIEDRLKNILREIKQFEKAILFIDEVHTLLDNKGPIGGGVGNLLKPELARGEITVIGATTIDEYRKVIEPEQAFSRRFEVLQVNEPDTPTAIKMLKKLVPRYEGHHNLKIDDNTAEECVRLAQRYMKDRRLPDSAFDLLDRTMAAIRLMNDTTDTALSELRTELDELKAQDDAGDLIGAYQWLYTLYRNKISAVLLGQLEDETQVDTFETPDEYIAYFERNLGRLEELAQNKTEVVDKYDIAAVISYKTGIPLGKIQAQEKERLLGMEGFLKKRVVGQDQALKAVSDAVLESRSGLNKKGQPIGSFFLLGPTGTGKTELAKSIAEFLFNDEKAMIRFDMSEFKEEHSAALLYGAPPGYVGYEEGGLLVNKIRQQPYSVVLFDEIEKAHPSVFDIFLQILDEGQMHDRLGKQGDFSNALVLFTSNIGSEWVAEQISRGHMPTSNQLMEVMANKFRPEFLARLSEIVPFAPIHEENVVRIFEIQLKSLIQALDKMGINMLLSAEAKSMLALSGFTPKYGARQLSAVIRNQLRRPISRYIISGELKKGNTIAIDKKNDDNELLWSIN, encoded by the coding sequence ATGAACATAGTTAATTTAGGCGAGTCGGTGAAAACGGCGGTGCGGGTAGCGCAGTCATTAGCCAAAGAATATCACCACAAGGAGTTTGGTCCGGCGCATCTTTTAAAAGGCTTGATGCACCAGGAAGTGGGGTTGAAGAACCTGCTTCAGTCCATCGGGAAAGATACTGCTTATATAAGCGATTGGGCCGAAGTACGCATTGAAGATTATTCGGCTGCTTTAACTGTGCCCGACGAAATGTTAGGTAATACCCAGGTGAAACAGGTGTTTGAAGAAGCCGATAATGTGCGCATAAAATTGGGCCAGGATTTGATTACGCCCGTTTGTGTGTTGATTGCATTAATAAAGCCAAATGTGGGTTTTGACGCTAACCAGCTAAAATCTTTCCCGGTAAAAGAACGCGAGTTGCTGGATATTTATTTGAGTAATGAGGAGGTTAACCATGCGGTAAACCCCTCCGCGGGTACAGGGGATAACGACAATGCGCCCAAACAAACAACAGCGTTGCTCAAATACTGTGTAGACCGCACAAGCCTGGCCAAACAGGGTAAGGTAGATCCTATCATAGGCCGGGAGCGTGAAACACGGATGGTGATGGAGATCCTGAGCCGGCGTACCAAGCCCAATGTAATGATCACCGGCGATGCGGGCGTTGGAAAAACGGCCCTGGTTGATGGGTTCGCGCTTAATATTGTAAATGGGCAGGTGCCGGCATCGCTAAAAAATGTACAGCTTTTTGAGCTCGATTTAGGATCGCTGATTGCGGGTGCATCTTATAAAGGAGAGATAGAAGACAGGTTAAAAAATATCCTGCGCGAGATAAAGCAGTTTGAAAAGGCCATCCTGTTTATTGACGAGGTACACACCCTGCTTGACAATAAAGGGCCGATAGGCGGTGGCGTCGGCAACTTGCTGAAACCTGAGCTTGCCCGCGGCGAAATAACAGTAATTGGTGCTACGACTATTGACGAATACCGCAAAGTGATTGAACCCGAACAGGCATTCAGCCGACGGTTTGAGGTACTGCAGGTAAATGAGCCTGATACGCCTACGGCTATAAAAATGCTTAAAAAGCTGGTGCCCCGGTATGAGGGGCATCACAACTTGAAAATAGATGATAACACTGCCGAAGAATGCGTAAGACTGGCGCAGCGGTACATGAAAGACCGCCGCCTGCCCGATTCTGCCTTCGACCTGCTTGACCGTACCATGGCTGCTATCCGCTTAATGAACGATACTACTGATACGGCCCTTTCCGAACTCCGCACCGAACTGGACGAATTGAAAGCGCAGGATGATGCGGGCGATTTGATCGGAGCATACCAATGGCTTTACACCCTGTATCGCAATAAAATAAGCGCAGTGTTGTTAGGTCAACTGGAAGATGAAACCCAGGTTGATACTTTTGAAACGCCCGATGAATACATCGCTTACTTTGAGCGCAACCTGGGCCGGCTTGAAGAATTGGCTCAAAATAAAACGGAGGTAGTTGATAAATATGATATTGCCGCTGTTATCTCTTACAAAACAGGCATCCCCTTAGGTAAGATCCAGGCACAGGAAAAAGAGCGGCTTTTGGGGATGGAAGGCTTCCTGAAAAAACGGGTTGTGGGGCAGGACCAGGCGTTGAAGGCGGTATCTGATGCTGTACTCGAATCGCGCAGCGGACTGAACAAAAAAGGTCAGCCCATCGGCTCATTTTTTTTGCTTGGCCCAACGGGTACCGGTAAAACGGAGCTGGCCAAATCAATAGCCGAGTTTTTGTTTAATGACGAAAAGGCGATGATCCGCTTTGATATGTCGGAGTTTAAGGAGGAGCATTCGGCCGCCTTGCTGTATGGCGCGCCGCCCGGCTATGTAGGTTATGAAGAGGGCGGCTTGCTCGTAAACAAAATAAGGCAGCAACCTTACTCGGTTGTACTGTTTGATGAAATTGAAAAGGCACACCCATCGGTATTTGATATCTTTTTACAGATCCTGGACGAAGGCCAAATGCACGACAGGTTGGGCAAGCAAGGCGATTTTTCAAATGCCCTGGTGCTGTTTACCTCAAACATAGGCAGCGAGTGGGTGGCCGAACAAATTAGCCGGGGCCATATGCCTACATCAAATCAATTGATGGAGGTGATGGCCAATAAGTTCAGGCCGGAGTTTTTGGCGCGGTTATCAGAGATAGTACCCTTTGCGCCTATACATGAAGAAAACGTGGTACGCATTTTTGAGATCCAGCTTAAAAGCCTCATACAGGCGCTTGATAAAATGGGCATAAATATGCTGTTAAGCGCTGAAGCTAAAAGTATGTTGGCCTTAAGCGGTTTTACACCCAAATATGGTGCCCGGCAGCTCTCGGCAGTGATCCGTAACCAGTTGCGCAGGCCAATATCACGCTACATTATTTCGGGCGAACTAAAAAAAGGAAATACTATCGCCATAGATAAAAAAAACGACGATAACGAATTATTGTGGAGCATTAATTAA
- a CDS encoding NAD(P)H-dependent oxidoreductase → MFALMRQLLIINADIDKTQTTAALINAYKDGAQAAEAVVKEIAIADLKFNPNKQFTLSNNEPEPDLVQAVNAIKWASHIVIFCPVYKDSINSKIKGFFDRVFMPDQVFISGSSVNFNGRSGRVVSILDEAAWQDWQVDMKPTYLAVKKLTLEKRGIKPVHTSTIGHLYTLDNEYSKKWLQKLYSFGLKFI, encoded by the coding sequence ATGTTTGCATTGATGAGGCAGCTATTGATCATTAATGCAGATATAGATAAAACACAAACTACAGCAGCATTGATCAATGCCTATAAAGACGGGGCCCAGGCCGCCGAAGCTGTAGTAAAAGAGATAGCCATTGCCGACCTTAAGTTTAACCCCAACAAGCAATTTACATTAAGCAATAACGAGCCGGAACCTGACCTGGTGCAGGCTGTAAATGCTATAAAATGGGCATCGCACATAGTAATATTTTGCCCGGTTTATAAAGATTCGATCAACTCGAAAATTAAAGGCTTTTTTGATCGCGTTTTTATGCCCGACCAGGTTTTTATCAGCGGCTCATCAGTTAATTTCAATGGCCGGTCCGGGCGTGTAGTTTCTATATTGGATGAAGCAGCCTGGCAGGATTGGCAGGTTGATATGAAGCCAACCTACCTGGCCGTAAAAAAACTAACCCTCGAAAAGCGTGGCATCAAGCCCGTACACACCAGTACCATCGGGCACCTCTACACGCTCGATAACGAATACAGCAAAAAGTGGCTTCAAAAATTATATTCTTTTGGGTTAAAATTTATTTAA
- a CDS encoding PKD domain-containing protein codes for MKNEYNDGRPVDTNRNTYTFLYIFTGVVVIAGIIFLLRSSLFEKRVINARILKDEIALNEHLVYSDNTANAKSWLWEFGNGDKSTRQNGSYHFKKTGDYIIRLTVDGNLTQQFPVSVKDSTPTMAADTLITINGPTQGIVNEQVRLEAQGNARIYEWSFGETGRVDVKGPTALYTFHNPGTYFIKLSTDKNRRPVYHRMRITNPDSTFANQIVNPGESERRVIDDIRAHLQAIANGGDFNRHYYYLVRRYFCGDEKVTVNLEDNGESKRTDFYSYCMRLTFGGGISVDEAQVTLKPKSNCSSMLSVRQHATTAAPEKRPR; via the coding sequence ATGAAAAACGAATACAACGACGGGAGGCCCGTCGATACAAACCGGAACACCTACACCTTTTTATACATTTTTACGGGCGTGGTTGTTATTGCCGGTATCATTTTCCTGTTGCGGAGCTCATTGTTTGAAAAGAGAGTGATCAACGCCCGCATCCTGAAGGATGAGATAGCCCTGAACGAGCACCTGGTTTACTCGGATAATACCGCCAATGCCAAAAGCTGGCTTTGGGAGTTTGGCAACGGCGATAAATCAACCCGGCAAAACGGAAGCTACCACTTTAAAAAAACAGGCGACTATATCATACGGCTTACCGTTGATGGTAATTTAACGCAGCAATTCCCGGTTAGCGTAAAGGATAGTACCCCAACCATGGCTGCAGATACCCTGATTACTATTAACGGGCCTACACAGGGTATCGTAAATGAACAGGTAAGGCTTGAGGCACAGGGTAACGCCCGGATTTATGAATGGTCGTTTGGAGAAACCGGCAGGGTGGATGTTAAAGGGCCAACGGCGCTCTACACCTTTCACAACCCCGGTACCTATTTCATCAAACTGAGCACGGATAAAAACAGGCGCCCAGTCTATCACCGCATGCGTATTACCAATCCCGATTCGACATTTGCTAACCAGATCGTAAACCCTGGCGAAAGCGAACGCCGCGTAATTGACGATATCAGGGCACACCTGCAGGCTATAGCCAACGGTGGTGATTTTAACCGCCATTACTATTACCTCGTCAGGAGGTATTTCTGCGGAGATGAGAAAGTTACCGTAAACCTCGAGGATAACGGCGAGAGCAAACGGACTGATTTTTACTCTTACTGTATGCGGTTAACTTTTGGAGGCGGTATCAGTGTTGACGAAGCACAGGTTACTCTAAAGCCAAAATCAAATTGCTCAAGTATGCTTTCGGTAAGGCAGCATGCAACCACTGCTGCCCCCGAAAAGAGGCCCAGATAA
- a CDS encoding phage baseplate assembly protein V: MEKKLKVDINIEGTQITHFSTFNLDQRFNEHHTFQLRFNHDMVEEYNAVTLENSKDFIGKNITVQFGTADSGENKFSGIVTRVELSQSHGFHGDILVSGFSPTILIDRGPDLGSYLNKSLSSIIQLATQDAPANDLNLNIKPTNTSPIDYIIQYRESDFEFINRLSAEYYEWFYYDGAKLNFGKPDKLEEVALIYGRDLHSLQYAMQIAPLKHNKFAYNSKQDELLSSGPQGASGATPDLSHAISASNKVFSKVYNEPVNVRVNDKKEIDDFVNNQQKALISELVTIVGNGDNPMVGLGKILNVSMSVRGTGAFELQDFGKFLVTAVYHQVDGVGHYQNTFEGVTADTERIAVEEAEKPNPDMQLAIVTDNDDPQKQGRIKVQFKWQCTANDTTEWLRVVSPNAGHGDTGKNRGFLVVPEKGDQVLVGFEEGNIARPVIMGSVYHSNNVDSGGFTNSNIKGMTSRRGSNLTFDDGAHALTLATSAANIMNVQEQQGAVQTTAAKVISHKTGNNLIEVKNDDGSITLMSDQTITLKSGKSSITLHTDGTISIAGKTFNLSAQDNNITGTNNHIQGSQTKIDGGKTFIA; this comes from the coding sequence ATGGAAAAGAAACTAAAAGTAGATATCAATATTGAAGGTACCCAGATCACCCATTTCTCTACCTTTAACCTTGACCAGCGTTTTAATGAGCACCATACTTTTCAGCTCAGGTTTAACCACGATATGGTTGAAGAGTACAACGCTGTTACGCTCGAAAACTCAAAGGATTTTATAGGTAAAAACATTACCGTGCAATTTGGCACTGCCGACAGCGGAGAAAATAAATTCAGCGGTATTGTTACCAGGGTAGAGCTTTCGCAAAGCCATGGGTTTCACGGCGATATCCTGGTAAGCGGTTTTAGTCCGACTATCCTGATTGACCGGGGCCCCGATCTCGGCTCGTATCTTAACAAAAGCCTGAGCAGCATTATTCAGTTAGCCACGCAGGATGCGCCGGCAAATGATCTGAACCTCAATATCAAACCAACCAATACTTCGCCTATTGATTATATTATTCAATATCGTGAAAGCGATTTTGAGTTTATCAACCGTCTTTCGGCCGAATATTATGAATGGTTTTATTACGATGGGGCTAAACTGAATTTCGGTAAGCCCGATAAGCTGGAGGAGGTAGCCCTTATTTATGGGCGCGATTTGCACAGCCTGCAGTATGCAATGCAGATTGCTCCTTTAAAACATAACAAATTTGCATACAACTCTAAACAGGATGAATTGCTTTCGTCCGGGCCGCAGGGAGCATCTGGCGCCACGCCCGATCTTTCGCATGCTATCAGTGCATCAAACAAAGTTTTCAGCAAAGTATACAATGAGCCTGTAAATGTTAGGGTGAACGATAAAAAGGAGATAGATGATTTTGTTAATAACCAGCAAAAAGCGCTGATCTCCGAGCTGGTTACTATTGTAGGTAATGGCGATAATCCTATGGTTGGCCTCGGCAAAATACTTAATGTAAGTATGAGCGTACGCGGTACCGGTGCGTTTGAGCTGCAGGATTTTGGTAAATTCCTGGTAACTGCCGTTTACCACCAGGTTGACGGTGTTGGCCATTATCAAAATACCTTTGAGGGCGTTACTGCCGATACCGAGCGTATTGCTGTTGAAGAGGCTGAAAAGCCAAACCCCGATATGCAGCTGGCCATCGTAACCGATAACGACGATCCGCAAAAACAGGGGCGCATTAAAGTGCAGTTTAAATGGCAGTGCACAGCAAACGATACTACGGAATGGCTAAGGGTAGTAAGCCCTAACGCGGGCCATGGCGACACCGGCAAAAACCGGGGCTTTTTGGTTGTGCCCGAAAAAGGCGACCAGGTGCTTGTTGGTTTTGAAGAGGGTAATATAGCCCGGCCGGTTATTATGGGCAGCGTTTATCACAGTAATAATGTCGACAGCGGCGGTTTCACCAACAGTAATATAAAAGGTATGACATCGCGAAGGGGAAGCAACCTTACGTTTGACGACGGTGCCCATGCCCTTACGCTGGCTACATCTGCAGCCAATATCATGAATGTGCAGGAACAGCAGGGAGCGGTGCAAACCACTGCGGCAAAGGTTATCAGCCATAAAACGGGCAATAACCTCATCGAAGTAAAAAACGACGATGGGTCAATAACCCTGATGTCTGACCAAACCATCACTTTAAAAAGCGGTAAAAGCTCCATTACCCTGCATACCGATGGTACTATAAGCATTGCGGGCAAAACTTTTAACCTCAGTGCGCAGGATAATAACATAACGGGTACTAATAATCACATACAAGGTTCGCAAACCAAAATAGATGGTGGTAAAACATTCATTGCATAA
- the tssR gene encoding type VI secretion system protein TssR domain-containing protein, protein MKNILSSIFLTCILIAARAQSPVSLGKTVVTLPKAFEKPDERTSIYNTDDRTSLPWIVFSDRAENYTYTSPGGTLVMKKISFMEPFYVSEQKNGFIKLIKYQAGMVQGKKLTNKKSSQSYGWISISKVLPWQSAFTSRNGYPEKYITIISGAGPLTMPDYYYDKTDSAYIFAGPDQSQKKTKVALHNVVYVYKKSDDGKKVLVGSDPQLIADNAAGSVYGWIAADAVHSWGDRLYIGSARENQPLINDSIAGYINRSLKTNNSNGGTGYFAFDPLLADNAPLLLSMPVSSSASGNLSLGFATDVYDKSHNSVLNIKGGHLAYKDYLKIRNNVHHVNIVFVVDGGSPMRNYFSGITSTIQSFEDIFDAHARGNQVRYGAVVYRNAAGCQTGGIQSTPLSADYRNLVKYLESQSTTTGNCAPVISSQPVFDGIRTGLNLFGNHPDETNLVILIGATGALDRNSLGVNTVANQIAAANARLLAIQVFSDYNPIYNDFVIQARQIVSQSAVKLADYKKQRMVNGEGLTNVQQFNTSLSDSVSFYLDYPKKSLIQGAVVFPPKRVVKSNQAMSLAVERLMRETDYDIHNQIHTLDSAFRLTGRENRYVQPLVMQQQGQPSTNLGNNMPHNAFKYYLSAEAPGNLVNESKGQLQYLLILNEQDYKQLTDLLSLMIGENLQRDASDYRSKLVDNYVDIAAKHLGLNISGSDVKDMTLADYFLRVTSLPLPGKKDFYNKKVNDLKHTDDMPQAQFEAYIHYLIHSSDVIKQAAITSQHFTSNGKTYYYITQANLQ, encoded by the coding sequence ATGAAAAACATATTAAGCTCCATTTTTTTAACCTGTATACTAATTGCGGCCAGGGCGCAATCGCCGGTATCGCTTGGCAAAACGGTAGTAACATTGCCCAAAGCGTTTGAAAAACCTGATGAGCGCACCAGCATTTACAACACCGACGACCGTACCTCCCTGCCCTGGATCGTATTTTCAGACAGGGCTGAAAATTATACGTATACCTCGCCGGGCGGAACACTGGTAATGAAAAAAATAAGTTTCATGGAACCCTTTTATGTTAGCGAACAAAAAAACGGTTTCATAAAACTGATTAAGTACCAGGCAGGCATGGTACAGGGTAAAAAGCTTACCAATAAAAAAAGCTCGCAAAGTTACGGATGGATCAGCATTTCAAAGGTGTTGCCCTGGCAATCGGCTTTTACCAGCAGGAATGGTTATCCCGAAAAATATATCACCATCATAAGTGGTGCAGGTCCGCTCACTATGCCCGATTATTATTATGACAAAACCGATTCGGCATACATTTTTGCCGGGCCCGATCAAAGCCAGAAAAAAACCAAAGTGGCGTTGCACAATGTGGTTTATGTATACAAAAAATCCGACGACGGAAAAAAAGTACTGGTAGGCTCTGATCCGCAGCTGATTGCTGATAATGCCGCCGGCAGTGTTTATGGCTGGATAGCCGCCGACGCCGTTCACAGCTGGGGCGATAGGCTATATATCGGGTCGGCAAGGGAAAACCAGCCGTTGATCAATGATTCCATTGCAGGGTATATCAACCGTTCATTAAAAACCAATAATAGCAACGGAGGTACAGGTTACTTTGCTTTTGATCCTTTACTGGCCGATAATGCTCCCTTATTATTGAGCATGCCCGTAAGCTCATCTGCTTCGGGTAATCTTAGCCTCGGCTTCGCAACCGATGTTTATGATAAAAGCCATAACAGTGTGCTTAATATTAAAGGCGGGCATTTAGCATATAAGGATTACCTTAAAATTCGCAACAATGTTCACCACGTTAACATTGTGTTTGTGGTGGATGGCGGCAGCCCTATGCGCAATTATTTTTCGGGTATTACCAGCACTATTCAATCATTTGAAGATATTTTTGACGCGCATGCCAGGGGTAACCAGGTTAGATATGGGGCTGTAGTTTACCGTAACGCAGCCGGCTGTCAAACCGGGGGCATCCAGTCAACCCCGCTTAGTGCCGATTATCGCAACCTGGTAAAATACCTCGAATCGCAGTCAACTACAACAGGCAATTGTGCCCCGGTTATAAGTTCCCAACCTGTTTTTGACGGTATTCGCACGGGGCTAAACCTGTTTGGCAATCATCCCGATGAAACCAACCTGGTCATCCTGATTGGTGCCACCGGTGCTTTAGATCGAAATTCGTTAGGCGTTAATACGGTGGCCAATCAAATAGCAGCAGCTAACGCCCGTTTGTTAGCTATCCAGGTATTTAGCGATTATAACCCTATCTACAATGATTTCGTGATCCAGGCAAGGCAAATTGTATCACAATCTGCGGTAAAGCTGGCCGATTATAAAAAACAGCGCATGGTTAACGGCGAAGGCCTTACCAACGTGCAGCAATTCAATACATCGCTTTCCGATTCGGTTTCTTTTTACCTCGATTATCCCAAAAAGAGCCTGATCCAGGGCGCTGTGGTGTTTCCGCCCAAGAGAGTGGTAAAATCAAACCAGGCTATGAGTTTAGCAGTTGAACGCCTGATGCGCGAAACGGATTATGATATCCATAACCAGATTCATACGCTTGACAGTGCTTTCAGGCTTACCGGGCGCGAAAACCGCTATGTGCAGCCGCTGGTTATGCAGCAGCAGGGGCAGCCATCAACCAACCTGGGCAACAATATGCCGCATAACGCTTTCAAATATTACCTCAGTGCCGAAGCGCCCGGAAACCTGGTGAATGAAAGTAAGGGCCAGCTGCAATATTTGCTGATATTGAACGAGCAGGATTATAAACAGCTAACGGATCTGTTATCGCTCATGATAGGTGAAAACCTGCAGCGGGACGCATCTGATTATCGCTCAAAACTGGTTGATAACTATGTTGATATCGCGGCCAAACATTTAGGGCTTAACATATCAGGCAGTGATGTTAAGGACATGACCCTGGCCGATTATTTTCTGCGCGTTACCAGTTTGCCCTTGCCCGGCAAAAAAGATTTTTATAACAAGAAGGTGAATGATCTTAAACATACCGATGATATGCCGCAGGCGCAGTTTGAGGCATATATTCATTATTTGATCCATAGCAGTGATGTTATTAAACAGGCTGCTATAACCAGTCAGCATTTTACATCAAACGGCAAAACCTATTATTATATAACCCAGGCTAACCTGCAATAG
- the tssD gene encoding type VI secretion system tube protein TssD, which produces MAFKARISLGSKEFDVLQCSYSLNRDVDSKGRPSSGVYGGTIQVEVESTEDTSVIESMVNSQYKPIHGTITFKKSEEDAKMKELNFEDGYIIQYNEGISIIGNNPMSLSFVISARKLKIGNAEHENDWPK; this is translated from the coding sequence ATGGCTTTCAAAGCAAGAATTAGTTTAGGATCGAAAGAATTCGACGTGCTGCAATGCAGCTATTCATTAAACAGAGACGTTGACTCAAAAGGCCGTCCGTCATCAGGTGTATATGGTGGTACTATCCAGGTTGAGGTTGAATCAACCGAAGATACATCGGTTATCGAATCGATGGTGAACAGCCAGTACAAGCCAATTCATGGTACTATCACCTTCAAAAAATCTGAAGAAGATGCCAAAATGAAGGAGCTTAATTTTGAGGATGGTTACATCATTCAATATAACGAGGGGATATCGATTATCGGTAACAACCCAATGTCGTTAAGCTTTGTGATATCGGCGCGTAAGCTGAAAATAGGCAACGCCGAGCACGAAAACGACTGGCCTAAATAA
- a CDS encoding DUF5458 family protein — MATPNEQILNENSTDQALKIKERSGAAPLSTSLDKLSKVGGFDLLEATIDGLQNLNPERKARKQIFLTDDEKKGEREELKLKLNQWIEALESGESVSDTIEKSAQKLQSVEENLNKNLLNVLESTRELEQAYRTVHLFYKNTEQDKLKNVVLMNATIDQLKELDNPRFIEYAANELKQNYDRLDLRQNYSILVVPGYLGSNKVVERWSKIAYDNKVMLVTDFADLEQPDDVIDLFTSANLTGGDAFKSNTIMTCNWLVGRGKVAEAGEDDDLYIPGSAALAGKMYYTLMSQVTAGKKHGAVNEVDGVRFDLKKSEISHLERIGLVPMVNEYGKVMAFSAKTLFNGDNIGLQTYSVVRVFDYITKVLFDFLNRRAFENWTSKTEQDLRSQIVKFLDNIQGPDRLIERFKIIRFERDEQQKDRIHLDINITPYFPAKSFVVKLDGQKGEDASPTWNSEYKQQ, encoded by the coding sequence ATGGCAACACCAAACGAGCAGATCCTGAATGAAAATTCAACAGACCAGGCTCTTAAAATAAAAGAAAGAAGCGGCGCGGCACCTTTATCAACCAGTTTGGATAAACTATCAAAAGTTGGTGGTTTTGATTTGCTGGAAGCTACTATTGATGGCCTTCAGAACCTGAACCCCGAACGCAAAGCCCGTAAACAGATTTTTTTAACTGATGATGAGAAGAAGGGGGAGCGCGAAGAGCTTAAGCTGAAACTTAATCAATGGATAGAAGCTTTGGAAAGCGGCGAATCGGTTAGCGATACGATTGAGAAAAGCGCACAGAAGCTGCAAAGCGTTGAAGAAAACCTGAACAAAAATTTACTCAATGTATTGGAAAGCACCCGCGAACTGGAGCAGGCTTACCGTACAGTACATTTGTTTTATAAAAATACCGAACAGGATAAGCTGAAGAACGTGGTGTTAATGAATGCCACGATAGATCAGTTGAAAGAGCTTGATAACCCGCGCTTTATTGAATATGCTGCAAATGAGCTTAAGCAAAATTACGACAGGCTTGACCTTCGTCAAAATTATTCGATACTGGTTGTGCCGGGATATCTTGGCTCAAACAAAGTAGTTGAACGCTGGTCAAAAATAGCATATGATAATAAAGTAATGCTGGTGACCGATTTTGCGGACCTTGAACAACCGGATGATGTGATAGACCTGTTTACATCAGCCAATTTAACCGGCGGCGATGCCTTTAAATCAAATACCATCATGACCTGTAACTGGCTGGTAGGCCGCGGCAAAGTTGCCGAAGCAGGCGAAGATGACGACCTGTATATTCCGGGCTCGGCGGCATTGGCAGGCAAAATGTATTATACGCTGATGTCGCAGGTTACTGCCGGTAAAAAACATGGCGCGGTTAACGAGGTGGATGGTGTACGCTTTGACCTTAAAAAGAGCGAGATCTCGCACCTGGAACGTATTGGCCTGGTGCCCATGGTTAATGAGTACGGCAAGGTAATGGCGTTTTCGGCTAAAACTTTGTTTAATGGCGATAACATCGGTTTGCAAACCTATTCGGTAGTGCGCGTATTTGACTATATCACCAAGGTATTGTTCGACTTTTTGAACCGCCGTGCTTTTGAAAACTGGACTTCAAAAACAGAGCAGGACCTGCGCTCACAAATCGTGAAGTTTTTAGATAATATCCAGGGGCCCGACAGGCTTATCGAACGCTTTAAAATAATAAGGTTTGAGCGCGATGAGCAGCAGAAGGACCGTATTCACCTCGATATCAATATCACGCCATATTTCCCGGCTAAAAGCTTTGTAGTAAAGCTCGACGGGCAAAAAGGTGAGGATGCAAGCCCAACCTGGAACAGCGAATATAAGCAGCAGTAA
- a CDS encoding type VI secretion system contractile sheath small subunit → MFNYEIGGNETKVDTSEAFGEIAPNKTLFIQKLTDNEPLRPEKVEGLKNVEEVFAHYKPKVNVELEKEDGSNVTETLHFQHLGDFNAKNLVQQSKYLHKLNIQREMYLNIMKQLKTNKTLKSTLDNAETKQAFIEALKNIVTELDQ, encoded by the coding sequence ATGTTTAATTACGAAATAGGGGGAAACGAAACAAAAGTTGATACCTCGGAAGCATTTGGTGAGATAGCTCCCAATAAAACTTTGTTTATTCAAAAATTAACTGATAATGAGCCGCTGAGACCGGAGAAGGTTGAAGGACTTAAAAATGTAGAAGAGGTTTTTGCCCATTACAAGCCCAAAGTAAACGTTGAACTGGAAAAAGAAGATGGCTCGAACGTTACCGAAACCCTGCACTTTCAACATCTTGGTGATTTTAACGCTAAGAACCTGGTACAACAAAGTAAATACCTGCATAAACTTAATATCCAGCGCGAGATGTACCTCAATATCATGAAGCAGCTGAAAACCAATAAAACGCTTAAGTCAACCCTTGATAATGCCGAAACCAAACAGGCCTTTATTGAGGCGTTAAAAAATATAGTAACCGAGCTTGACCAATAA
- the tssD gene encoding type VI secretion system tube protein TssD, with protein MAFKARLNFSGKDYDVLTCSYALNRDVDSKGRPSSGIYGGTIDIEIESTEDTSIIESMVNNQYKPIAGTLLIKKSEEDAKMKELSFEDGYIVKYSEGIDITGATPMSLKFVISARKLKLGSAEHVNDWPGKN; from the coding sequence ATGGCTTTCAAAGCAAGATTAAATTTTTCGGGCAAGGACTACGATGTGCTCACTTGCTCCTATGCATTAAACCGCGATGTAGACTCAAAAGGACGCCCGTCCTCAGGTATTTACGGCGGTACTATCGATATCGAGATCGAGTCGACTGAAGACACCTCCATTATCGAATCAATGGTTAACAACCAGTACAAACCGATTGCCGGAACTTTGCTGATCAAAAAATCTGAGGAAGACGCTAAGATGAAAGAGCTGTCTTTTGAAGATGGTTACATCGTGAAGTATTCTGAAGGTATCGACATTACAGGCGCAACTCCCATGAGTTTGAAGTTTGTGATCTCGGCCCGCAAGTTGAAACTGGGAAGTGCCGAGCATGTGAACGACTGGCCAGGTAAAAACTAA